Proteins encoded by one window of Streptomyces sp. ALI-76-A:
- a CDS encoding DUF3048 domain-containing protein, translating into MGQQARTRRAATTAALLAATMSAALAAGCTGAGGPADDGRGQSPSSRQSPSEGRDESGPTGASVLAVKLDNARAARPHTGLDAADLVYVEQVEGGLSRLMAVYASELPKAVGPVRSARESDLELLAQFERPALAFSGAQGRLMPLIDKARLDARTPEKAADAFYRDPDRAAPHNLYLRPGELPASAPGADALTTGFRYGPAPAGGEPRESRTVRYPAARFTFTWSAERAGWLLSTDGAPTETSDGERVAPATVVVQHVKVRASAFRDFLGNNTPYTETVGSGTAEVLRDGRSYDVRWERRSATDGTGFTTADGTPVNFAEGQVWVVFTGA; encoded by the coding sequence ATGGGACAGCAGGCACGCACGCGGCGCGCCGCCACGACGGCCGCGCTGCTGGCCGCCACGATGTCGGCCGCGCTGGCGGCGGGCTGCACGGGTGCGGGCGGCCCGGCCGACGACGGCCGCGGACAGTCACCGTCGTCGCGACAGAGCCCGAGCGAGGGGCGGGACGAGAGCGGCCCCACCGGTGCCTCCGTGCTCGCCGTGAAGCTCGACAACGCGCGGGCGGCCCGGCCGCACACCGGCCTCGACGCGGCGGACCTCGTGTACGTCGAGCAGGTCGAGGGCGGGCTGAGCCGGCTGATGGCGGTGTACGCGAGCGAGCTGCCGAAGGCGGTCGGGCCGGTGCGCAGCGCCCGCGAGTCGGACCTGGAACTGCTGGCCCAGTTCGAGCGGCCGGCACTCGCCTTCTCCGGCGCGCAGGGCAGGCTGATGCCCCTGATCGACAAGGCGCGGCTGGACGCGCGGACCCCCGAGAAGGCGGCCGACGCGTTCTACCGCGACCCCGACCGGGCCGCTCCGCACAACCTCTATCTGCGCCCCGGCGAGCTGCCGGCCTCCGCGCCCGGCGCCGACGCCCTGACCACCGGCTTCCGCTACGGCCCCGCGCCCGCGGGCGGGGAGCCCCGGGAGTCCCGGACCGTGCGCTATCCGGCGGCCCGCTTCACCTTCACCTGGTCCGCGGAGCGGGCCGGCTGGCTGCTCTCGACGGACGGGGCACCGACCGAGACGTCCGACGGGGAGCGGGTGGCCCCGGCGACGGTGGTCGTGCAGCACGTGAAGGTGCGCGCGTCGGCCTTCCGCGACTTCCTCGGCAACAACACGCCGTACACCGAGACGGTCGGCTCCGGGACGGCGGAGGTGCTGCGCGACGGACGCTCCTACGACGTGCGGTGGGAGCGCCGATCGGCCACGGACGGCACCGGGTTCACGACGGCGGACGGCACGCCGGTGAACTTCGCCGAGGGACAGGTGTGGGTCGTGTTCACCGGGGCGTGA
- a CDS encoding zinc-dependent alcohol dehydrogenase, whose product MKAVTWQGKRDVRVETVPDPTIQEPTDAVIRVTSSGLCGSDLHLYEVLTPFMTPGDILGHEPMGIVEAVGAGVPDLKAGDRVVVPFQIACGGCWMCMTGLPTQCETTQVTSEGMGAALFGYTRLYGAVPGGQAEYLRVPQAQYGPIKVPEGPPDDRFVYLSDVLPTAWQAVAYADVPQGGSIAVLGLGPIGDMACRVAQVRGAGRVFGVDLVTERLRRARARGVETYDLRSFDSEKELVQAIRDETDGRGPDAVIDAVGTEAHGSAVAKLAQQASALLPHKISGPFAERFSVDRLAAFHTAIELVRRGGTISLSGVYGGMADPLPMLTMFDKQIQIRMGQANVRRWVDEIIPYLTDEDPLGVDDFATHRLPLADAPQAYEMFQRKRDGAVKVLMTP is encoded by the coding sequence ATGAAGGCAGTGACCTGGCAGGGCAAGCGGGACGTACGGGTGGAGACCGTGCCCGATCCGACGATCCAGGAGCCGACGGACGCCGTCATCCGCGTCACCTCCAGCGGACTGTGCGGCTCCGACCTGCACCTCTACGAGGTGCTCACCCCGTTCATGACACCGGGCGACATCCTCGGTCACGAACCCATGGGCATCGTCGAGGCGGTCGGCGCCGGGGTCCCGGACCTCAAGGCGGGCGACCGGGTCGTGGTGCCGTTCCAGATCGCCTGCGGCGGCTGCTGGATGTGCATGACCGGCCTGCCCACCCAGTGCGAGACCACCCAGGTCACCAGCGAGGGCATGGGCGCCGCCCTGTTCGGCTACACCCGCCTGTACGGGGCCGTACCGGGCGGCCAGGCCGAGTACCTGCGCGTGCCGCAGGCCCAGTACGGCCCGATCAAGGTCCCCGAGGGACCGCCCGACGACCGGTTCGTCTACCTCTCCGACGTGCTGCCCACCGCCTGGCAGGCGGTCGCCTACGCCGACGTCCCGCAGGGCGGCAGCATCGCCGTGCTGGGCCTCGGACCGATCGGGGACATGGCGTGCCGGGTCGCCCAGGTGCGCGGCGCCGGCCGGGTGTTCGGCGTGGACCTGGTGACCGAGCGGCTGCGCCGGGCCCGCGCGCGGGGCGTGGAGACGTACGACCTCAGGAGCTTCGACAGCGAGAAGGAGCTGGTCCAGGCGATCCGCGACGAGACCGACGGGCGCGGCCCGGACGCGGTGATCGACGCCGTCGGCACCGAGGCCCACGGCAGCGCCGTCGCCAAGCTGGCCCAGCAGGCCTCGGCCCTGCTGCCGCACAAGATCAGCGGGCCGTTCGCGGAGCGCTTCAGCGTGGACCGGCTCGCCGCCTTCCACACCGCCATCGAGCTCGTGCGCCGGGGCGGCACGATCTCGCTGTCCGGCGTCTACGGCGGGATGGCCGACCCGCTGCCGATGCTCACCATGTTCGACAAGCAGATCCAGATCCGGATGGGCCAGGCCAACGTCCGCCGCTGGGTCGACGAGATCATCCCGTACCTCACCGACGAGGACCCGCTCGGCGTCGACGACTTCGCCACCCACCGGCTGCCGCTGGCGGACGCCCCGCAGGCGTACGAGATGTTCCAGCGCAAGCGGGACGGCGCCGTGAAGGTCCTGATGACACCGTGA
- a CDS encoding ATP-dependent DNA ligase: protein MDLPVMPPVKPMLAKSVAAIPPGMHYEAKWDGFRSIVFRDGPEVELGSRTGKPLTRYFPELVAALKERLPKRCVLDGEIVIARDGRLDFDALTERIHPADSRVRTLAERTPSSFVAFDLLALGDESLLDVPLGDRRTLLTTALSGVTAPVHVAPATTDIDVARQWFEQYEGAGLDGVVAKPLTVRYLQDERAMFKVKHERTADVVVAGYRLHKSGPVVGSLLLGLHDDRGALQHVGVSAAFPMKRRAELIEELEPLRMDDVTGHPWAAWAEAAAHESARLPGAPSRWSGKKDLSWVPLRPERVAEVAYDHMENGARFRHTARFRRWRPDRSPESCTYAQLEEPVRYDLAEILGTGA, encoded by the coding sequence ATGGATCTGCCCGTGATGCCGCCCGTGAAGCCCATGCTCGCCAAGTCGGTGGCGGCGATCCCGCCCGGCATGCACTACGAGGCGAAGTGGGACGGGTTCCGGTCGATCGTGTTCCGCGACGGGCCCGAGGTCGAGCTGGGCAGCCGGACGGGCAAGCCGCTGACCAGGTACTTCCCCGAGCTGGTGGCGGCACTGAAGGAGCGGTTGCCGAAGCGGTGCGTGCTGGACGGGGAGATCGTCATCGCGCGGGACGGGCGGCTGGACTTCGACGCGCTGACCGAGCGCATCCACCCGGCGGACTCCCGGGTGCGGACGCTGGCCGAGCGGACGCCGTCGTCGTTCGTGGCCTTCGACCTGCTGGCGCTGGGGGACGAGTCACTGCTGGACGTCCCGCTGGGCGACCGCCGGACGCTGCTGACCACGGCCCTGTCCGGGGTGACGGCGCCGGTGCACGTGGCGCCGGCGACGACCGACATCGACGTGGCCCGGCAGTGGTTCGAGCAGTACGAGGGGGCCGGCCTGGACGGCGTCGTCGCCAAGCCGCTGACCGTGCGCTACCTCCAGGACGAGCGCGCCATGTTCAAGGTCAAGCACGAGCGGACGGCGGACGTGGTCGTCGCGGGCTACCGCCTGCACAAGAGCGGCCCGGTCGTCGGCTCGCTGCTGCTCGGCCTGCACGACGACCGGGGCGCCCTCCAGCACGTGGGCGTGTCCGCCGCGTTCCCGATGAAGCGGCGCGCCGAGCTGATCGAGGAGCTGGAGCCGCTGCGCATGGACGACGTCACGGGCCACCCGTGGGCGGCCTGGGCCGAGGCGGCGGCGCACGAGAGCGCACGGCTGCCCGGCGCGCCCAGCCGCTGGTCGGGCAAGAAGGACCTGTCCTGGGTGCCGCTGCGGCCCGAGCGGGTCGCCGAGGTGGCGTACGACCACATGGAGAACGGCGCGCGCTTCCGGCACACGGCCCGCTTCCGGCGCTGGCGCCCGGACCGGTCCCCCGAGAGCTGCACGTACGCGCAGCTGGAGGAGCCGGTGCGCTACGACCTGGCGGAGATCCTCGGCACCGGGGCCTGA
- the ligD gene encoding non-homologous end-joining DNA ligase: MGDAVELEAGGRTVRLSSPDKVFFPERGFTKLDLARYYQAVGPGILRALRDRPTTLERYPDGVTGESFFQKRAPKNMPDWIPTAHITFPSGRSADEMCPTEEAAFLWAAQFGTLTFHPWPVRRDDVDRPDELRIDLDPQPGTDYDDAVRAAHELRAVLDEFGGLRGWPKTSGGRGLHVFVPIEPRWTFTQVRRAAIAVGREMERRMPEHVTIKWWKEERGARIFLDYNQTARDRTIASAYSVRPRPHAPVSAPLRWEEVGTAHPRDFDLATMPGRFAELGDVHADMDEHAFSLEALLELARRDEHDHGLGDLPYPPEYPKMPGEPKRVQPSKARKEAPSPKAPPGS; the protein is encoded by the coding sequence ATGGGTGACGCGGTGGAACTGGAGGCGGGCGGCCGGACCGTACGGCTGTCCAGCCCGGACAAGGTCTTCTTCCCGGAGCGCGGCTTCACCAAGCTGGACCTCGCCCGCTACTACCAGGCCGTCGGCCCCGGCATCCTGCGCGCGCTGCGCGACCGGCCCACCACCCTGGAGCGCTACCCGGACGGAGTCACCGGCGAGTCGTTCTTCCAGAAGCGGGCGCCCAAGAACATGCCCGACTGGATCCCCACCGCCCACATCACCTTCCCCAGCGGCCGCAGCGCCGACGAGATGTGTCCCACCGAGGAGGCCGCCTTCCTGTGGGCCGCCCAGTTCGGCACCCTCACCTTCCACCCCTGGCCGGTGCGCCGCGACGACGTCGACCGCCCCGACGAACTCCGCATCGACCTCGACCCGCAGCCCGGCACCGACTACGACGACGCCGTCCGCGCCGCCCACGAACTGCGTGCCGTGCTCGACGAGTTCGGCGGCCTGCGCGGCTGGCCCAAGACCTCCGGCGGCCGGGGCCTGCACGTCTTCGTCCCGATCGAACCGCGCTGGACCTTCACCCAGGTGCGGCGCGCCGCCATCGCCGTCGGACGCGAGATGGAGCGCCGCATGCCCGAGCACGTGACGATCAAGTGGTGGAAGGAGGAGCGGGGCGCCCGTATCTTCCTGGACTACAACCAGACCGCCCGGGACCGCACGATCGCCTCCGCCTACTCCGTACGGCCGCGCCCGCACGCCCCGGTGTCGGCGCCCCTGCGCTGGGAGGAGGTCGGCACCGCACACCCCCGGGACTTCGACCTCGCGACCATGCCGGGCCGCTTCGCCGAACTGGGCGACGTGCACGCCGACATGGACGAGCACGCCTTCTCGCTGGAGGCGCTGCTGGAACTGGCGCGCCGCGACGAGCACGATCACGGACTCGGTGATCTGCCGTATCCGCCGGAGTACCCGAAGATGCCGGGGGAGCCGAAGCGGGTGCAGCCCAGCAAGGCAAGGAAGGAGGCGCCTTCACCGAAGGCGCCTCCCGGGTCGTGA
- a CDS encoding family 16 glycoside hydrolase: MLGLQTVSVAGTEEAAEPAAAQVLTWTAGNDIDTYTSAPATAVAGPATIVFENSEATGNTLGMPHTLTFVTSDPEFNDDVALNILANPNDDLGGRHTAEVTLTPGRYFYHCTIPGHGQMQGILVVTEGGGEDTTPPETAARVTGAQNAQGEYVGSASVAISATDEDGGSGVDAVQYAVGDTGDWLPYTAPVVVDQVGGHTIRYRALDKAGNVSPEKSVRFTVVPPASDDTAPPDTSATVSGQQNADGTYVDMATVTVTASDTGSGVNTIEYAVGTGAWQPYTAPVMVHQVGTHTVRYRATDKAGNVAAEKSVRFTVVAATPQDTTAPTTGVAVDGTRNSDGAYVGRARVTVSAADNHGGSGVDRIEYSLDGGPYIAYSAPVVVDRAGAHTVAYRASDKAGNTSAARTVSFSVVVGGGVPAPACPEYDERLTVIVGTVDSGVPNRVTNNRCRIGELIEDEKEWTSHALFLKHVRTVLDRLLREGVVDQREYDTVQEAARASGLGTPGQTEGYRPLLDGSAESFAKWQQVGGGSFALNADGSITSGTTKAGLGMLWFPQRKYGDFSLRLQWRDDAPDTGNANSGVFVRFPGVHGHPEESRPEWVAIKYGHEVQVLDRPDGDMYKTGSVYGFDRVGLAGAGVTQKGTWNDYEIRVVGQHYSVYRNGVLINEFDNLGGQDFSPPRSDDPGTDGRRFASGYVGLQVHGTTDVVSYRDIRIKEL, translated from the coding sequence ATGCTCGGACTGCAGACGGTGTCCGTCGCGGGAACCGAGGAGGCGGCGGAGCCGGCCGCCGCCCAGGTGCTGACCTGGACCGCCGGCAACGACATCGACACATACACCTCCGCGCCGGCGACGGCCGTCGCGGGCCCGGCGACCATCGTGTTCGAGAACAGCGAGGCCACCGGCAACACCCTCGGGATGCCGCACACGTTGACGTTCGTGACCTCGGATCCGGAGTTCAACGACGACGTGGCGCTGAACATCCTCGCCAACCCGAACGACGACCTGGGCGGACGCCACACCGCCGAGGTCACGCTCACCCCGGGCCGTTACTTCTACCACTGCACGATCCCCGGCCACGGTCAGATGCAGGGCATCCTCGTGGTGACCGAGGGCGGCGGCGAGGACACCACACCGCCCGAGACGGCCGCGCGGGTGACCGGGGCGCAGAACGCGCAGGGCGAGTACGTCGGTTCGGCGAGCGTCGCGATCAGCGCGACCGACGAGGACGGCGGGTCGGGTGTCGACGCCGTCCAGTACGCGGTCGGCGACACCGGCGACTGGCTTCCGTACACCGCGCCCGTCGTCGTCGACCAGGTCGGCGGTCACACGATCCGGTACCGCGCGCTCGACAAGGCGGGCAACGTCTCGCCGGAGAAGAGCGTCCGGTTCACGGTCGTCCCGCCGGCCTCCGACGACACGGCCCCGCCGGACACCTCGGCGACGGTGAGCGGGCAGCAGAACGCCGACGGGACGTACGTCGACATGGCCACCGTCACCGTCACGGCCTCCGACACCGGCTCCGGGGTCAACACCATCGAGTACGCGGTCGGTACCGGCGCCTGGCAGCCGTACACCGCCCCCGTGATGGTGCACCAGGTGGGCACGCACACCGTCCGCTACCGGGCCACCGACAAGGCCGGCAACGTGGCCGCCGAGAAGAGCGTGCGGTTCACGGTGGTCGCGGCGACCCCGCAGGACACGACCGCGCCGACGACCGGTGTGGCCGTCGACGGCACCCGGAACTCCGACGGGGCGTACGTGGGGCGGGCCCGGGTCACCGTGAGCGCCGCCGACAACCACGGCGGGTCGGGGGTCGACCGGATCGAGTACTCCCTCGACGGTGGCCCGTACATCGCCTACAGCGCCCCGGTCGTGGTCGACCGTGCGGGGGCGCACACCGTGGCCTACCGGGCGAGCGACAAGGCGGGCAACACCTCCGCCGCGCGCACGGTGAGCTTCTCGGTGGTGGTCGGCGGCGGGGTGCCCGCGCCCGCCTGCCCGGAGTACGACGAGCGGCTGACGGTGATCGTCGGCACGGTCGACTCGGGTGTGCCCAACCGGGTGACGAACAACCGGTGCCGCATCGGCGAGTTGATCGAGGACGAGAAGGAGTGGACCTCGCACGCGCTGTTCCTCAAGCACGTCAGGACGGTCCTGGACAGACTGCTGCGGGAAGGAGTGGTCGACCAGCGCGAGTACGACACCGTCCAGGAGGCGGCCCGCGCGTCGGGGCTCGGCACGCCCGGCCAGACCGAGGGCTACCGTCCGCTCCTCGACGGCAGCGCTGAGTCCTTCGCCAAGTGGCAGCAGGTGGGCGGCGGTTCGTTCGCGCTGAACGCCGACGGATCGATCACCTCCGGCACCACGAAGGCCGGCCTCGGGATGCTGTGGTTCCCGCAGCGCAAGTACGGCGACTTCTCGCTCAGGCTCCAGTGGCGTGACGACGCTCCGGACACCGGCAACGCCAACTCGGGTGTGTTCGTGCGGTTCCCGGGGGTCCACGGCCACCCGGAGGAGTCGCGGCCGGAGTGGGTCGCCATCAAGTACGGGCACGAGGTGCAGGTGCTCGACCGGCCCGACGGCGACATGTACAAGACGGGCTCGGTCTACGGCTTCGACCGGGTGGGGCTCGCCGGGGCCGGCGTCACCCAGAAGGGCACGTGGAACGACTACGAGATCCGGGTGGTCGGCCAGCACTACTCGGTCTACCGCAACGGCGTGCTGATCAACGAGTTCGACAACCTCGGCGGCCAGGACTTCTCCCCGCCCCGCTCGGACGACCCGGGCACGGACGGGCGGCGGTTCGCCTCCGGCTACGTCGGACTCCAGGTGCACGGCACGACGGACGTCGTCTCGTACCGGGACATCCGGATCAAGGAGTTGTAG
- a CDS encoding ThuA domain-containing protein: MHLRGLSTKGTRRTRRRAWVATVATGVVAAGLLSGPAATARPDGDPDLTTMSVKSPPGGANVRVLIFHGSAAAGDESPVVNAGIEAIEDLGATGPADQRYQVEATDDAAVFTDEAELGTYNAIVFLTGGGDVLDPEQEAGLESYMEAGGGFVGLHDAARAEPYSDWFTGLVGARPAASSPTTVQRATVEVGDRRHPATRDLPVQWKRPDRWLNWVKNPSGDVHTVARVRESTYQPGTGANGWDHPVSWCRDYDGGRSFYSGMGGTVSSYDETDFRAHLRGALLWTTRLAQADCKATITRNYKAERLTQPNQPGQNDQIGEPHGLVTAPDGRVLYIGRGGADSAQPVITDWNNPDIGKGRGQIHVYDPAAKKVTLAGELTVFGNKGGGDELVKVEEGLLGIELDPRFQQNGWVYLHYTPHSGLDRDKRMAERRVSRFTLDLATNKLDLSSEKVLLDWPVQVHSCCHAGGGMAWDSKGNLYIATGDNNSSGFSGGYSGNNPQPAYKGVSFADARRTAGNTNNLNGKILRIHPEPDGTYTLPDGNLFTGRETDEGGGKTRGEIYVMGVRNPARIFVDRQTDVLYAGWVGPDAGAPSTTWGPAKYDTFAVITKASNRGWPYCMGNKQPYRDRNLPDPAQPLGWYDCDHPKNESPNNDGLVNLPPITGNNIWYSPQGGAPDFPRDADGVPSYRQEEATYRLPWLKGGGQAAMNGPVYRYDAASASSTKWPSYWDGKWFVGDFYDGDQPRNAVLTDPANHGDGGLPVHSESLKKIVPIGNDGIKNLMDWTFGPDGALYVLDYGRGFFTSDAKSALWRVTYTGGGPTPAAGQLARGTR, translated from the coding sequence ATGCACTTACGAGGGTTGAGCACGAAAGGGACGAGACGTACCAGAAGACGGGCCTGGGTGGCCACCGTCGCCACCGGGGTCGTCGCCGCCGGGCTGCTGTCGGGCCCGGCGGCCACCGCGCGTCCGGACGGGGATCCGGACCTGACAACGATGTCCGTCAAGTCGCCGCCGGGCGGCGCGAATGTACGCGTGCTGATCTTCCACGGGTCCGCCGCGGCCGGGGACGAGTCCCCCGTCGTGAACGCCGGGATCGAGGCCATCGAGGACCTCGGAGCGACCGGCCCGGCGGACCAGCGCTACCAGGTCGAGGCGACGGACGACGCCGCGGTCTTCACCGACGAGGCCGAGCTGGGCACCTACAACGCGATCGTGTTCCTGACCGGCGGCGGAGACGTCCTCGACCCGGAGCAGGAGGCGGGCCTGGAGTCCTACATGGAGGCCGGCGGCGGCTTCGTCGGCCTCCATGACGCGGCCCGCGCGGAGCCGTACTCGGACTGGTTCACCGGCCTGGTCGGCGCCCGCCCGGCCGCGTCCAGCCCGACGACCGTGCAGCGGGCCACCGTCGAGGTCGGCGACCGCCGGCATCCGGCCACCCGGGACCTGCCGGTCCAGTGGAAACGCCCTGACCGGTGGCTCAACTGGGTCAAGAACCCGTCGGGAGACGTGCACACGGTCGCCCGTGTACGGGAGTCGACCTACCAGCCGGGGACGGGCGCCAACGGCTGGGACCACCCGGTGAGCTGGTGCCGTGACTACGACGGCGGACGCTCCTTCTACTCCGGCATGGGCGGCACGGTGTCGTCGTACGACGAGACCGACTTCCGGGCGCATCTGCGCGGCGCGCTGCTGTGGACCACCCGTCTGGCGCAGGCCGACTGCAAGGCGACGATCACCCGCAACTACAAGGCGGAGCGGCTCACCCAGCCCAACCAGCCCGGGCAGAACGACCAGATCGGTGAACCGCACGGCCTGGTCACCGCGCCCGACGGCCGAGTGCTCTACATCGGCCGGGGCGGTGCCGACTCCGCCCAGCCCGTGATCACCGACTGGAACAACCCGGACATCGGCAAGGGCCGGGGCCAGATCCACGTCTACGACCCGGCGGCCAAGAAGGTCACCCTGGCGGGCGAGTTGACGGTGTTCGGCAACAAGGGCGGCGGCGACGAGCTGGTCAAGGTCGAGGAGGGCCTGCTCGGCATCGAACTCGACCCGCGCTTCCAGCAGAACGGCTGGGTCTACCTGCACTACACGCCCCACTCGGGACTCGACCGCGACAAGCGGATGGCCGAACGGCGCGTCTCCCGCTTCACGCTGGACCTCGCGACGAACAAGCTGGACCTCAGCAGCGAGAAGGTGCTGCTCGACTGGCCGGTGCAGGTGCACAGTTGCTGCCACGCGGGCGGCGGCATGGCCTGGGACTCCAAGGGCAACCTGTACATCGCCACCGGTGACAACAACTCCAGCGGCTTCAGCGGCGGTTACTCCGGCAACAACCCGCAGCCCGCCTACAAGGGCGTGTCCTTCGCCGACGCCCGGCGCACCGCCGGCAACACCAACAACCTCAACGGCAAGATCCTGCGCATCCACCCGGAGCCCGACGGGACGTACACGCTCCCCGACGGCAACCTCTTCACCGGCCGGGAGACCGACGAGGGCGGCGGCAAGACCCGCGGCGAGATCTACGTGATGGGTGTGCGCAACCCGGCGCGCATCTTCGTCGACCGGCAGACCGACGTCCTCTACGCGGGCTGGGTCGGCCCGGACGCGGGTGCGCCGTCGACGACCTGGGGACCCGCCAAGTACGACACGTTCGCCGTGATCACCAAGGCGAGCAACCGGGGCTGGCCCTACTGCATGGGCAACAAGCAGCCCTACCGGGACCGCAACCTGCCCGATCCGGCCCAGCCGCTCGGCTGGTACGACTGCGACCACCCGAAGAACGAGTCGCCGAACAACGACGGCCTGGTCAACCTGCCGCCGATCACCGGCAACAACATCTGGTACTCACCGCAGGGCGGCGCGCCGGACTTCCCGCGCGACGCCGACGGTGTCCCGTCCTACCGGCAGGAGGAGGCCACCTACCGGCTGCCGTGGCTCAAGGGCGGCGGACAGGCCGCGATGAACGGGCCGGTCTACCGCTACGACGCGGCGAGCGCCAGCTCCACGAAGTGGCCCTCCTACTGGGACGGCAAGTGGTTCGTCGGTGACTTCTACGACGGCGACCAGCCGCGCAACGCCGTGCTCACCGACCCGGCGAACCACGGCGACGGCGGTCTGCCGGTCCACTCGGAGTCCCTGAAGAAGATCGTGCCGATCGGCAACGACGGCATCAAGAACCTCATGGACTGGACGTTCGGCCCGGACGGTGCCCTGTACGTCCTCGACTACGGGCGCGGCTTCTTCACCTCGGACGCCAAGTCGGCGCTGTGGCGGGTCACCTACACGGGCGGCGGACCCACTCCGGCCGCCGGACAGCTGGCGAGGGGGACCCGGTGA
- a CDS encoding multicopper oxidase domain-containing protein gives MDRRGFNRRLLLGGTVVATSLSLGPEATSAAAPARTAPAGGEVRRLKLYAERLADGQMGYGLEKGGATIPGPLIELNEGDTVHIEFENTTDVAVSLHTHGLDYEITSDGTKQNGSDVEPGGTRTYTWRTHAPGRRKDGTWRAGSAGYWHYHDHVVGTEHGTVGIRKGLYGAVIVRRQGDILPDRTHTIVFNDMLINNRPPHSGPNFEATVGDRVEFVMITHGEFYHTFHMHGHRWADNRTGMLTGPDDPSQVIDNKIVGPADSFGFQVIAGEGVGAGAWMYHCHVQSHSDMGMVGLFLVKKTDGTIPGYEPHGRAGGDEDGAGREESGHAH, from the coding sequence ATGGACAGACGCGGGTTCAACCGACGGCTGCTGCTCGGCGGCACGGTCGTCGCGACATCGTTGTCCCTCGGGCCCGAGGCCACGAGTGCCGCCGCCCCGGCGCGCACCGCCCCGGCCGGCGGTGAGGTGAGACGCCTGAAACTGTACGCCGAGAGGCTGGCCGACGGGCAGATGGGATACGGCTTGGAGAAGGGCGGGGCCACCATCCCCGGACCGCTGATCGAACTCAACGAGGGCGACACCGTGCACATCGAGTTCGAGAACACGACGGACGTGGCGGTGAGTCTGCACACGCACGGGCTGGACTACGAGATCACCAGCGACGGCACGAAACAGAACGGCAGCGACGTGGAGCCGGGCGGCACCCGCACCTACACCTGGCGCACCCATGCCCCCGGCCGCCGCAAGGACGGCACCTGGCGGGCCGGCAGCGCGGGCTACTGGCACTACCACGACCATGTCGTCGGCACGGAACACGGCACCGTAGGCATCCGCAAGGGCCTGTACGGGGCGGTGATCGTCCGCCGCCAGGGAGACATCCTGCCCGACCGGACGCACACGATCGTCTTCAACGACATGCTGATCAACAACCGGCCCCCGCACAGCGGGCCGAACTTCGAGGCCACGGTGGGGGATCGCGTCGAGTTCGTGATGATCACGCACGGCGAGTTCTACCACACCTTCCACATGCACGGTCATCGCTGGGCGGACAACCGCACCGGCATGCTCACCGGTCCCGACGACCCGAGCCAGGTCATCGACAACAAGATCGTCGGCCCGGCGGACTCCTTCGGCTTCCAGGTGATCGCGGGGGAGGGCGTGGGAGCGGGCGCGTGGATGTACCACTGCCACGTGCAGAGTCACTCCGACATGGGGATGGTGGGGCTGTTCCTGGTGAAGAAGACGGACGGGACGATCCCGGGCTACGAGCCGCACGGGCGCGCGGGCGGTGACGAAGACGGGGCCGGTCGCGAAGAGTCCGGTCACGCGCACTGA